A window from Amblyomma americanum isolate KBUSLIRL-KWMA chromosome 7, ASM5285725v1, whole genome shotgun sequence encodes these proteins:
- the bonsai gene encoding 28S ribosomal protein S15, mitochondrial, with translation MLRVLTAGYSISMSSLVRLSCSISSVRSLFSKLSVTDSITRATSAALHSAAITDHSSRDAVLRRRTHASLPTHISHRFRTKKILSWPTDYLPYQWSYPPPVDVIANSGDLVHDTGPTDPTMPLCGFELSDELKTASPEVQRVFSLQLASLKQIHEAKKLRFVRLCQRHPYDFYSFESKVAQKTFTVRKLKELYKRKPLAKNIKDWLWKAVLKRNRELKYLYRYDRQRFNFVARTLQVTYTPARLNHIEQPITKKGELRRLTREYCEKMKQDKMKAFHEKLKAEQAAFLEEKRQAEEWIRAEEERLGLTEEERKSTEYVGILDKLKHAQ, from the exons ATGCTGCGAGTTTTAACTGCTGGTTACAGCATCAGTATGAGCAGCCTTGTGCGGCTTTCGTGCTCGATAAGCTCTGTCAGATCGCTTTTTTCAAAGCTGTCTGTTACCGACTCAATTACAAGGGCCACAAGTGCCGCGTTGCACTCCGCAGCGATCACCGATCACAGCAGTCGCGACGCAGTCTTGCGACGACGCACGCATGCTAGTTTACCGACTCACATCTCACACCGTTTCAGGACCAAGAAGATTTTATCGTGGCCTACTGATTACCTCCCGTATCAATGGTCATACCCACCTCCTGTTGATGTGATCGCTAACTCTG GCGACCTGGTCCACGACACGGGGCCCACCGACCCGACCATGCCTCTGTGCGGGTTTGAGCTGTCTGACGAGCTAAAAAC GGCTTCGCCGGAGGTCCAAAGGGTTTTCAGCTTGCAGCTCGCGAGCTTG AAGCAGATTCACGAAGCAAAGAAGCTTAGATTTGTGAGACTGTGCCAAAGGCATCCATACGATTTTTATTCATTCGAGTCAAAAG TTGCTCAGAAGACTTTCACTGTGAGGAAGCTGAAGGAGCTGTACAAGAGAAAGCCGCTG GCAAAGAACATCAAGGACTGGCTGTGGAAGGCTGTACTGAAGCGCAACAGAGAGCTCAAGTATCTCTACCGTTACGACCGCCAACGTTTCAACTTCGTTGCGCGCACTCTGCAAGTTACCTACACACCGGCAAGGCTAAACCACATAGAACAACCAATCACCAAGAAGGGTGAGCTGCGGCGGCTGACGCGGGAATACTGTGAGAAAATGAAGCAAGACAAGATGAAAGCATTTCATGAGAAGCTCAAGGCTGAGCAGGCAGCCTTTCTTGAAGAGAAGCGCCAGGCCGAAGAGTGGATACGTGCAGAGGAAGAAAGGCTGGGACTCACTGAGGAAGAACGCAAAAGCACTGAATATGTGGGCA